The following are encoded in a window of Hypomesus transpacificus isolate Combined female unplaced genomic scaffold, fHypTra1 scaffold_31, whole genome shotgun sequence genomic DNA:
- the erlin2 gene encoding erlin-2, with the protein MAQWGAIASIILAIGGAALFSSVHKIEEGHTGVYYRGGALLTTTSSPGFHLMLPFITSFKSVQTTLQTDEVKNVPCGTSGGVMIYFDRIEVVNFLVPAAVFDIVKNFTADYDKALIFNKVHHELNQFCSVHSLQEVYIGLFDQIDENLKLTLQEDLTNMAPGLIIQAVRVTKPNIPESIRRNYELMESEKTKLLISAQTQKVVEKEAETERKRAVIEAEKVAQVAEIKFSQKVMEKETEKRISEIEDSAFLARMRARADAEFYTAQRLAEANKLKLTPEYLQLMKFKAIAGNSKIYFGSEIPQMFVDSGGSSIKDSAAMDVLAEQILDSD; encoded by the exons ATGGCACAATGGGGTGCCATTGCCTCAATTATCTTAGCTATTGGAGGTGcagctctcttctcctctgtgcACAAAATAGAAGAGGGCCACACTGGAGTTTATTACAG aggTGGAGCTCTACTgaccaccaccagcagccctgGCTTCCACCTAATGCTTCCCTTCATAACCAGCTTTAAGTCTGTCCAG ACCACCTTGCAGACAGACGAAGTGAAGAATGTACCGTGTGGTACGAG CGGAGGAGTAATGATCTACTTCGACAGGATCGAGGTTGTGAACTTCTTGGTACCTGCAGCAG TGTTTGATATCGTGAAGAACTTCACTGCAGACTATGACAAGGCCCTAATCTTCAACAAGGTCCACCATGAGCTCAACCAGTTCTGCAGCGTGCACTCTCTGCAGGAGGTCTACATCGGCCTGTTTG ATCAGATTGATGAGAACCTGAAGCTGACCCTCCAGGAGGACCTGACCAACATGGCTCCTGGTCTCATCATCCAG GCCGTCCGCGTGACAAAGCCCAACATTCCTGAGAGTATTCGTCGGAACTACGAGCTCAT GGAGAGTGAGAAGACCAAGCTGTTGATTTCTGCACAGACTCAGAAGGTTGTGGAAAAAGAAGCCGAGACCGAACGGAAGAGGGCCGTTATTG AGGCGGAGAAGGTGGCCCAGGTAGCAGAGATCAAGTTCTCACAGAAAGTCATGGAGAAGGAAACGGAGAAGAGGATCTCTGAAATTGAAG ACAGTGCCTTCCTGGCCAGGATGAGAGCTAGGGCTGATGCAGAGTTCTACACTGCGCAGAGGCTGGCTGAAGCCAACAAG CTGAAGCTGACTCCAGAGTATCTGCAGCTGATGAAATTCAAGGCCATTGCAGGCAACAGCAAGATCTACTTTGGGAGCGAGATTCCCCAGATGTTTGTAGACTCTGGAGGTTCTTCCATCAAGGACTCTGCTGCAATGGACGTACTGGCGGAGCAGATCCTGGACTCTGACTAG